The following coding sequences lie in one beta proteobacterium CB genomic window:
- a CDS encoding Dihydrodipicolinate synthetase: protein MTISLHPSTLPAVLSPVLTPFKEDGSPDAQKLLKQCQWLEANGVGQAIFGTNSEANSMSAPQKMATLTALVEGGLNPAHMMPGTGATSIDATVNMTRHAVQHKCAGVLMLPPFYYKDVTDDGLFAYFSEVIQKVGDAGLQIYIYNIPPVTKINLSLSLLERLVKAYPKTVVGMKDSSGDWAYTESVIKLLAPSGFRVYAGSEVFLMRTLRAGGVGCISATANVNPRAIAELAAHWKESDADQRQTALDQVRSIFAQYQMIAGMKTAVAHFSKDSEWLRVRPPLMQLSADQQAKLLSELQKINFSMPGL, encoded by the coding sequence ATGACTATTTCCCTTCACCCTTCCACACTACCTGCGGTGCTATCGCCTGTATTGACTCCATTTAAAGAGGACGGCAGTCCAGATGCGCAAAAATTACTAAAGCAATGCCAATGGCTCGAAGCCAATGGCGTTGGCCAAGCAATCTTTGGAACAAACTCCGAAGCCAACTCGATGTCGGCTCCCCAAAAGATGGCGACCTTAACCGCACTGGTTGAGGGCGGCCTAAACCCAGCACATATGATGCCTGGCACGGGTGCCACGTCCATCGACGCTACCGTGAACATGACCCGACATGCGGTGCAACACAAATGTGCTGGCGTCTTGATGTTGCCGCCGTTCTATTACAAAGATGTAACTGATGATGGTCTTTTTGCCTATTTCTCTGAAGTGATTCAAAAAGTAGGTGACGCTGGATTGCAAATTTATATCTACAACATTCCACCTGTTACTAAGATTAATTTAAGCCTCTCTTTGCTAGAGCGCTTAGTAAAGGCTTACCCTAAAACTGTTGTCGGCATGAAAGATAGTTCTGGCGATTGGGCCTACACTGAATCTGTAATCAAGCTCTTAGCACCGTCAGGCTTCCGCGTTTATGCAGGTAGTGAAGTATTTCTCATGCGTACTTTACGCGCTGGTGGTGTTGGCTGCATCTCCGCTACTGCTAACGTAAACCCTAGGGCTATTGCTGAATTAGCCGCCCATTGGAAAGAATCTGATGCAGATCAACGCCAAACAGCCTTAGATCAAGTACGCTCTATATTTGCTCAATATCAAATGATTGCTGGCATGAAAACTGCGGTTGCACATTTTAGTAAGGATTCAGAGTGGTTACGTGTTCGTCCGCCACTCATGCAACTGAGCGCAGACCAGCAAGCAAAATTGCTCAGTGAGCTGCAAAAGATTAACTTCAGCATGCCAGGCCTTTAA